DNA sequence from the Manduca sexta isolate Smith_Timp_Sample1 chromosome 25, JHU_Msex_v1.0, whole genome shotgun sequence genome:
aaacaataatttgacAAATCTATTCGTTCTACGAATAATCTTCCCCCGCGTGAGAAAGGTTTTCCGGGAAaatgttttccgttataaaactcacactatatattttcccgggatataaactttaatcgtttactgagcgcacgcaacggaagctctccgtatttgcaagattttttattgatgctccgctccaactggtcatagcgtgatgatatataggctatatccttcctatccaacactaaaagaatttttcagttcgaaccagtatttcctgagattagcgcgttcaaacaaactcttcagctttatataatagtatagcttAGAAAATTGTGCCTttagaataacaataatattttaacactgCCAATACCCTAATATTGCTGctgtgtataattaaataaaatgtatactgaTGTGAAATATCAAATATGCCAAAATGCCATGACGTCAGGCGTGACATTGACCTGGAATATCAAGGTTAGGCGCGCTCCCTTTCAGCCAATCACCAAATCCATTTCTTGTAGTGCTAACTATTAGTACATATACGgacattagttttttttacacaattgtgatgttataattatttataatgcttTAAAACGAAAAGTTTTAATCTTCAGTAAGGATAACGAATATACCTAAATAGCTGACAAAGACAtgttttgaatacattttgttattaaaaattttaagtcTAAATACGGAGTCCTGGGTGGCCACCCATGGTAGTGCTATCTTAAAATCAGGTCtaggataaattatttaaataatcactAAATTACCTAACTTtgagttatgaaataaaaaaaaacaataaaacgtcATAAAGCTGTAATCAACGAAGCCGCATCCTGCGGAATAATCTCGTTTCCGTGCAGTATTGGCATCCGTGGTTTTTCAGTTCGCTCATAGTTTAGTTCATGTTCGCGCGTATTGATTGCAGCTGAGGAAGCGATGGCTGGCGCCGGCGGCCCCGGCGAGATGCACACGCCCGACGAGCTCGCGGGGCTCACCCCCGAGCAGGCGGAGCAGCTCCGCGCCGAGTGGAGTCGGGAGCTCGCCCGCGTTGAGGACGAGATTGCAACGCTGCGTACAGTTTTGCAAAGCAAGgtagataattttaatatttataccaatcgtatttattatttatgtaccgCGACATTGTAatttcatgtaaaaaaaatatttgttggacTCTATAATTGTACAATTAATAAGAACTTGgccaacataaaatattatattcttttaactGGGAAGCGGGCAAACTTTGCTTCTATAATTGATGTTTGTCGATAAAGAAGCGGCGTGATGAGGTGGACGCAAATATAACTATTGTGTTTAGAAAAGCTGTACGCAGTGCCGCGCCATGCGTTTCCGGTTACCCTCTCTAGTGCATTTACTGTTTGCACCTTGAAACTTTACCCCAATGATACGTTTTTATTACCTCATGTTACATATTATTGAAACCACGAAAGTATTGGTAATGTACTGGATAATTTTGACATCccgttaataattaattcataaacttgtctttatgaaaaaaaaaatgacttatgagttattataactaaagatgtaatataaaagatttggcttttgaataaatttaatattaacttataaaaaatcattaaaagtTTATATACCCTAAAGCCACTACAACTACACGAAGAGATTTTGTCGAAGTAATAACAGCATACTTTCAACCAGAAATACACTAACACGCaccatattcacactaaactaccAAATGACCAAAAACCTAAAGCTGGGATCTTTGGCggaattatttgttgttcatggataatttttagCACAATGGTAAATGGCACAAtgaggtaaagacgaatatttGGTTTCAATTAGTGACGCAATGTacaaatgaccctgtataataatgttactgataatattaatactgaTCCTGCAATaaagtattcaaaattaatcatTAAGCGATATTCATATGATTTCAGATTCGTCAAAGTTCCGAATTAAAACGGAAACTTGGCATCACAGTTTGGAAAGAAATCACTGAAGATGTTAATCAGGGTTTGAAAAATGTGAAGGAAAGCCAAGTGTGAGTATGACTATCAAGTgtaatgtgtttatttgtttattttcacaaaTCACTTTTTACTTATTAGGTTTAGAGAGAATAGTTATATTTCTTCATCGGATAGTGGTGAATGGCTTGGCTTGCTCTATAAAGGTTTTGCTTGCGTTATAAAAAGCAACAGGTGGCGTGTTTCATAGTTATTGATTTCACTTTTGATTTCTTATACAACAGCTATCAATCGATAGAAACTCGTGTGGCTGCGCTTACACAGGCTGTGACTGAAGCACCAATGTAAGTACAGTTGAGGACATGCACAATGCACTGATCATGCGCAGATTAGCTTTCTTTGTATGTTTTCATTCCCACGCCTTGTAGAATGTTCAGCGTAGTTAGCTGTAGTGTAGTTGTTTTTAAGTGcatgaatgaataattattttttctaatctaGTTATAGAATTAactaaattactaaaaatatttgaggAGTACAATTTTTTCAATTAGTGAAATAACTCCACCGTGGTCATCAATGTTTCTTATTCGTGTAAGTCTTTACGACCGTCGTTATGTAAGTGAGTATTTACTTGTGGCTACAAATTCAAGGTGTAATATTTAACGTGAGTGTTCTTTGCAGGCTTCTTTTATTAACAAGATGGTGAGATCTATCACATAGGCATTATtgacataataattttgtatgactcattattgtattaatgttcttaatttcaaatcatttaaTACTTTAGAAGGCATGAAAATTCTAACATTCAttgctaatattaatttaaattaaactattaaaccAATAATTCGTGGAGCCTAAACATAGGTCATCGAGCGACCGGTATAGCCTTACATATCTATgacaataaataatcaaattaaaccttgtgtaattgtaaaagaACTAAGCAAAAacgactaatttaatatatcattgtgCATTATTTGGAGTTTTGGACTATCGTATTTTACAATATGATATGAATTGCTTTTTAACGCAACTAAACATGTAGGGCCTTACCAATAAATGTTGATTACTATCTAACATCTTTTGTGTTGATTTAAAACACGTATCTAATGATAAAATAAGGTTAAAACGTTCCTGTGTCTGATAAGAATAtccgatatatatattttttataggtacAGGCCCTAGTTTTTATTTAACCGCTAAGAGCGCCATCGTACTTGCGTTTTGTGAACATATTTCGAAACATGTACGCATGTCGCAAGTACGATAAGAACCTAACAGCCTGGTTATGAACATTACCGCGACGGTCGCGGGACCACGCGACCTTTGTTTGCACATGTGCacattatcaaattaataaattatgtacgaATTTGGCAAGCGGCAGACGTTTATTGTTAAAGTCTCCGTTACCAGCCTCGttggaaaattataattatttatattaaataataatttaaataagtgcaATGTGTACTTAAATTGTTTTGCATTAATggagtaatttaatttttgttagtaCATTTCAGatgttatagaaacaaaaatcaTTAGTGTCATTAAATGATCCcgactacaaaaaaaattacagagtAATCTGCAATGCgggtcattatttaattattttatggagAACAAATGAtgtctttaaaacaaaaataaataaaactaagacTAGCGCAGCGCAGCAATAGATCtctttattgcattaaaataatCTCATTGAGAAAATTCCTTGTGTAAGAATCGATCTGCACATAAACAAGACAGTAGTGGTTTTTGTTTGTACCTGCCTCAAATAAGACATAAATAATGtgggttaaaatattttatgtaaagggACCAcagtactaaaaaaatatgctaggggtctatttttctttcatcagaagttatacatgaaataaattaaaacccgACTGCATTTGTGAAAGAGACTTCAAATCAAATCGCCGGCTCActtattacaaggttctatgtgatatatgtatagatactaatttttttttcataaattgaataatatctTACATAATTCTGTGTCTTTAAGTCAACGTTTCTTATAATCCCGATAGgaaaaagaaaactatgaattattgcctattctaattttttttaagtatgtaaaTTTTAGAATCTCTTTTTTCCATATACCAAAAATCAACAAAGAACATTGTAAAAG
Encoded proteins:
- the LOC115445450 gene encoding tumor protein D54 isoform X3; translation: MSGVQTAEEAMAGAGGPGEMHTPDELAGLTPEQAEQLRAEWSRELARVEDEIATLRTVLQSKIRQSSELKRKLGITVWKEITEDVNQGLKNVKESQVYQSIETRVAALTQAVTEAPIYQKTESVIKSTAEKTTSILGGITAGVSQKIGQMRNSDSFRSIEERVGTAYENVKGKVASRSNSTQSFDEALRDASRAASGAGSPSIPEHKPLP